Proteins from one Falco cherrug isolate bFalChe1 chromosome 7, bFalChe1.pri, whole genome shotgun sequence genomic window:
- the LOC102056423 gene encoding gonadotropin-releasing hormone II receptor-like: MSDEQLPTAPRCPAVERDTNISVSGCPEHWVEPRFTQAARVRVIFTAIFFLLAVGSNVAVLGSLLRKRRKSHVRPLILSLALADLLVTLTVMPLDAVWNVTVQWYGGDTSCKLLNFLKLFAMYAAALVLVVISLDRHAAILHPFSHARRRNGLLLRTAWAGSVLLALPQLFLFHLHTIPGGNFTQCVTHGSFRAHWEETAYNMFTFTTLYITPLSVMIVCYIRIIWEISKQLKNNKGLVRSQNDHISKARMKTLKMTIVIVATFIICWTPYYLLGLWYWFQPAMIQKMPEYVNHSFFLFGLLHTCTDPVIYGLYTPSFREDVQLCLRGVETAITRHKRHKPVSVSEKNIKDGAVNGGVASGGSNGTTVNTIC, translated from the exons ATGAGTGACGAgcagctccccacagctccccgctgccctgccGTGGAGAGGGATACCAACATCTCAGTCTCTGGCTGCCCTGAGCACTGGGTTGAGCCCCGGTTCACGCAAGCAGCGAGGGTCCGCGTGATCTTCACGGCCATCTTCTTCTTGCTGGCGGTGGGCAGCAACGTGGCGGTGCTTGGCAgcctgctgaggaagaggaggaaatccCACGTGCGGCCGCTGATCCTCAGCCTGGCACTGGCTGACCTGCTGGTGACGTTAACAGTGATGCCTCTGGATGCAGTGTGGAATGTGACGGTGCAGTGGTACGGAGGAGATACCTCCTGCAAGCTCCTCAACTTCCTCAAGCTCTTTGCCATGTATGcagctgccctggtgctggtggtCATCAGCCTGGACCGACACGCGGCCATCCTCCATCCCTTCTCCCATGCTCGCCGCCGCAACGGGTTGCTGCTCCGCACCGCCTGGGCCGGCAGCGTGCTCCTGGCTTTACCTCAG cttttcctcttccacttGCACACGATCCCAGGAGGGAACTTCACCCAGTGCGTCACTCATGGGAGCTTCCGAGCACACTGGGAGGAAACCGCCTACAACATGTTCACCTTCACCACCCTCTACATCACCCCCCTGAGCGTCATGATCGTTTGCTACATCCGGATCATTTGGGAGATCAGTAAGCAGCTAAAGAACAATAAAG GTTTGGTAAGAAGTCAAAATGACCACATTTCCAAGGCACGCATGAAGACTCTCAAGATGACCATAGTCATTGTTGCCACCTTCATCATTTGCTGGACCCCATACTACCTCCTGGGCTTGTGGTACTGGTTCCAGCCAGCCATGATCCAGAAGATGCCGGAATATGTCAACCacagcttctttctctttggCCTGCTGCACACCTGCACCGACCCTGTCATTTATGGACTGTACACCCCCTCCTTTCGGGAGGACGTGCAGTTGTGTCTCAGGGGCGTTGAAACAGCCATTACCAGGCACAAGAGACACAAACCTGTCTCAGTCTCAGAGAAGAACATAAAAGATGGTGCTGTAAATGGTGGGGTGGCATCAGGGGGCTCCAATGGGACGACTGTTAACACAATCTGCTGA
- the CILP gene encoding LOW QUALITY PROTEIN: cartilage intermediate layer protein 1 (The sequence of the model RefSeq protein was modified relative to this genomic sequence to represent the inferred CDS: deleted 2 bases in 1 codon): MVTAKGWIILLLLGATSVLGQRLLKPALARIQIGQKTFSPLVMLSLESTRSSSRRRDPIFTYARRSPPVQDSKRFLSPWSKWSECSAKCGQTGVQKRTRSCLAERVWGVHCNEATEEGRLCIGHVCSACNITCLMGRVNADCDACMCEDATLHGKVSLEDGSPAADARVYLQAKKLKLLTMADNRGMFRIPGVCPDGKTTLKIKKAKYATATVTVPESNRRNLAIQVQLQRSGKPYIFRSPEDKARRVGQSVSLCCDASGTPVPDRYLWYHNGSLLDPSLYKYKNNLILKNLNRDQSGEYFCKASSAGGSAKSQPAKLAVIGRQEAACNSQPQSHPIRLPHDCFQKATNSFYYDVGKCPAKTCAGKLDKGLRCKDNVAYCCGVSKMETRDISCNGYTLPTKVVVECGCKKCTETKIMVRGRATAADNGEPLRFGHIYLGNKRVSMTGYKGTFSIHVPADTERLVLTFVDRLQKFVNTTKVLPFKENGGAVFHEIKLLRKQAPVTLESTETNVISLGEMEEEDPIAELEIPSNAFYRKNGEAYRGKVKASVTFLDPRKVSMAAVTQSDLNFVDEEGDIFPLRTYGMFSVDFTDEQGTESLNAEQVKVHLDAAQVKMPEHLQEMKLWSLNPETGLWEEEGDFNLEKSRRRKREERTFLVGNMEIKERRLFNLDVPESRRCYVKVRAYRSERFLQSEQIQGVVISIINTEPEPGFSSNPRAWGRFDSVVTGPNGACVPAFCDEQNPRAYAAYILASLGGEELEAVSSAPKLNPNAVGVPQPYLNKLNYRRTDHEDPKTKKTAFSINMAKPSPNSPEENNGPIYAYENLRECEEAPHSAAHFRFYRIEGDRYDYNTVPFSEDDLMSWTDDYLAWWPKPMEFRACYIKVKINGPQEVNIRSRNMGGTHPRTIGKLYGIRDVRSIRDPGQPDVSAACLEFKCSGMLFDQDRVDRTLVKVVPQGSCRRDSVNSMLHEYLVNHLPMATNNDSSEYTMLAPLDPLGHNYGIYTVTDQDPRIAKEIALGRCFDGTSDGTSRTMKSNIGVGLTFTCSERSAAEQSIFQSQRNSGQQSILVLPGEPCVPKAASKPPNHPRQDPNKRSTFSHILELYRSLSKVNHTRLNVI; the protein is encoded by the exons ATGGTCACTGCAAAAGGATGgatcatcctcctcctcctggggGCAACATCTGTTTTAG GTCAAAGGCTTCTGAAACCAGCCCTTGCCAGGATCCAGATAGGACAGAAAACCTTCAGCCCGCTGGTAATGCTCAGCTTGGAGA GTACGAGGAGCAGCTCTCGCCGGCGAGACCCGATCTTCACCTACGCCAGACGCA GTCCACCGGTGCAAGATTCAAAAAGGTTTTTGTCTCCATGGTCGAAATGGAGCGAGTGTTCAGCAAAGTGTGGCCAAACCGGTGTGCAGAAGCGTACCAGATCCTGCCTAGCTGAGCGCGTCTGGGGTGTGCACTGTAATGAAGCAACTGAGGAGGGACGGCTCTGCATTGGACATGTTTGCTCAG CGTGCAACATCACCTGCCTCATGGGCCGTGTCAATGCCGACTGTGATGCCTGCATGTGTGAGGATGCAACCCTGCATGGGAAGGTCTCTCTTGAGGATGGGTCACCTGCTGCAGATGCCCGAGTCTACCTGCAAGCCAAGAAACTCAAGCTGTTGACAATGGCTGATAACAGGGGCATGTTTAGGATCCCAGGGGTTTGTCCCGATGGCAAAACCAccctgaaaataaagaaagcCAAATATGCAACAGCAACTGTCACTGTGCCTGAGAGCAACAGAAGAAACCTGGCGATCCAAGTGCAGCTGCAACGATCAG gCAAACCCTACATTTTCAGGAGCCCCGAGGACAAAGCCAGAAGAGTGGGACAGAGTGTGTCACTCTGCTGTGATGCCTCCGGGACCCCGGTCCCTGACCGCTACCTCTG GTACCACAACGGCTCACTGTTGGATCCTTCtttatacaaatacaaaaacaaCCTGATTCTGAAGAACCTGAACAGAGACCAGTCAGGAGAGTATTTCTGCAAGGCCAGCAGCGCCGGGGGGTCAGCGAAGTCCCAACCCGCCAAGCTTGCTGTTATAG GAAGACAAGAGGCAGCCTGCAACTCCCAACCCCAAAGCCACCCCATCCGACTTCCTCACGACTGCTTCCAAAAAGCAACAAACTCTTTCTACTACGACGTGGGCAAGTGCCCAGCAAAGACCTGCGCTGGGAAGCTGGATAAAGGACTTCGATGTAAGGACAATGTTGCCTACTGCTGTGGGGTGTCCAAGATGGAAACCAGAGACATCTCCTGCAACGGGTACACGCTCCCCACTAAAGTCGTCGTAGAATGTGGCTGCAAGAAATGCACTGAGACCAAAATAATGGTTCgaggcagagccacagcagcagaTAATGGTGAGCCCCTGAGGTTTGGCCACATCTACTTGGGGAACAAGAGAGTGAGTATGACTGGATACAAGGGAACCTTCTCTATCCATGTCCCAGCAGACACAGAAAGACTAGTTTTAACTTTTGTCGATCGGCTGCAGAAGTTTGTGAACACAACAAAAGTTCTGCCTTTCAAGGAAAACGGAGGCGCTGTGTTTCATGAGATCAAGCTACTAAGAAAGCAAGCCCCTGTTACGCTGGAATCCACTGAAACCAACGTGATTTCTTTgggagaaatggaagaagaggATCCAATTGCTGAATTAGAAATTCCTTCCAATGCATTTTATAGGAAAAATGGAGAAGCCTACAGAGGCAAAGTGAAAGCCAGTGTGACATTTCTGGACCCAAGAAAAGTCTCAATGGCTGCTGTGACACAAAGTGACCTGAACTTTGTAGATGAGGAAGGGGACATATTTCCACTCCGCACATACGGCATGTTTTCCGTGGACTTCACTGATGAACAGGGCACAGAGTCTCTTAATGCCGAACAGGTGAAGGTTCATTTGGATGCTGCTCAGGTCAAGATGCCAGAGCACCTGCAAGAGATGAAACTTTGGTCCCTGAACCCAGAGACAGGATTatgggaggaagaaggggacTTCAACCTTGAAAAAAGCAGACGGCgcaaaagggaagagagaactTTTTTGGTTGGGAATATGGAGATCAAAGAAAGGCGGCTTTTTAACCTGGACGTCCCAGAGAGCAGACGGTGCTACGTCAAAGTTCGAGCCTACAGAAGCGAGAGATTTCTGCAAAGCGAGCAGATCCAAGGGGTTGTGATTTCCATTATAAACACAGAGCCAGAACCAGGGTTCTCCTCCAACCCCAGAGCATGGGGCCGTTTCGACAGTGTGGTCACTGGTCCAAACGGCGCCTGCGTGCCTGCCTTCTGCGATGAGCAAAACCCCAGGGCCTACGCAGCTTATATCTTGGCAAGCCTGGGAGGTGAAGAGCTCGAAGCTGTGTCCTCTGCTCCCAAACTCAACCCTAACGCTGTTGGGGTCCCACAGCCATATCTCAACAAGCTCAACTACAGGAGAACAGACCACGAGGACCCCAAAACTAAGAAAACTGCATTCAGCATTAACATGGCCAAGCCAAGCCCTAACTccccagaagaaaacaatggCCCTATTTATGCCTATGAAAACCTTAGAGAATGCGAGgaagccccacacagcgctgcTCACTTCAGGTTTTACAGGATAGAGGGAGACCGGTATGACTATAATACTGTTCCCTTCAGTGAAGATGACCTCATGAGCTGGACTGATGACTACCTGGCATGGTGGCCCAAGCCCATGGAATTTAGGGCCTGCTacattaaagtaaaaataaacgGACCCCAAGAGGTGAATATAAGATCTCGTAACATGGGTGGGACACACCCGCGTACCATTGGCAAGCTCTACGGCATCAGGGACGTCCGCAGCATTCGTGACCCTGGGCAGCCAGATGTGTCAGCAGCCTGCCTGGAGTTCAAGTGCAGCGGCATGCTCTTTGACCAAGACCGTGTGGATCGCACACTTGTGAAAGTGGTCCCACAAGGCAGCTGCCGCCGAGACAGCGTCAACAGCATGCTTCACGAGTACCTGGTGAACCACCTCCCCATGGCTACGAACAACGACTCCAGCGAGTACACAATGCTGGCTCCTCTCGACCCACTGGGACACAACTACGGCATCTACACTGTCACCGACCAAGACCCAAGGATTGCCAAGGAAATTGCCCTGGGCAGGTGTTTTGACGGCACATCTGATGGCACCTCCAGAACCATGAAAAGCAACATCGGCGTTGGATTGACTTTCACCTGTTCAGAGAGGAgtgcagcagagcaaagcatcTTCCAGTCTCAGAGGAACTCAGGCCAGCAGTCCATACTGGTTCTGCCAGGG GAGCCCTGCGTACCGAAGGCAGCCAGCAAGCCGCCGAACCACCCAAGGCAGGATCCCAACAAGAGGTCAACGTTCTCCCACATACTAGAGCTGTATAGAAGTCTCAGTAAAGTCAATCACACTCgattaaatgtaatttga
- the MTFMT gene encoding methionyl-tRNA formyltransferase, mitochondrial, giving the protein MRGRLLRAWRQGLKAVRGAAGQAAAPPWRVLFFGTDRFAVTTLRALEAAREPSKGSLVSRLEVVTLPSHLPGDLPVRNCARELQLPVHEWPHTGPVGQFDVGVVASFGRLLSEDLILQFPYGVLNVHPSCLPRWRGPAPIVHTVLHGDKVAGVTIMEIRPKRFDIGPIIKQEEFAVPPRCTAKELEVMLSKMGANMLLAVLKNLPESLKNKKEQPKEGVTFAPKISIAKSCINWEEQTAAQIIQLHRAIGSMFPLQTLWKGTTVKLLDFEEVDNIPGFSDQMLNDHGAVVPGSLLYHKESQTLIARCKEGWVGFKRVILRKQLTALDFYNGYLHSWFQRQSRTIHQECRFQTLKLSTAKKTLKKRKIFAQDIKQ; this is encoded by the exons ATGCGGGGCCGGCTGCTGCGCGCCTGGCGTCAGGGGCTGAAGGCGgtgcgcggggcggcggggcaggcggcCGCACCGCCATGGCGGGTGCTCTTCTTCGGTACCGACCGCTTCGCCGTCACCACCCTGCGAGCCCTGGAGGCGGCCAG GGAGCCCAGCAAGGGCTCACTCGTCTCCAGGCTGGAGGTGGTGACCCTACCCTCCCACTTGCCTGGGGACCTGCCTGTAAGGAACTGTGCCCGGGAGCTCCAGCTGCCTGTTCATGAATGGCCACACACAGGACCTGTGGGGCAGTTTGATGTAGGTGTGGTAGCATCATTTGGACGTCTCCTAAGTGAGGACCTTATTCTGCAGTTCCCGTA TGGCGTGCTGAATGTCCATCCCAGCTGTCTGCCACGATGGCGTGGTCCTGCACCAATAGTCCACACAGTGCTTCATGGTGATAAAGTGGCTGGGGTGACAATTATGGAAATAAGACCAAAGAG GTTTGATATAGGTCCAATTATTAAGCAAGAAGAGTTTGCGGTTCCTCCCCGCTGTACTGCAAAGGAGCTAGAAGTGATGTTATCAAAGATGGGTGCAAATATG ctgttagcagttttgaaaaacttgcctgaaagtttaaaaaataaaaaagagcaacCGAAAGAAGGAGTAACATTTG CTCCTAAAATATCTATAGCTAAGAGTTGTATAAATTGGGAAGAGCAAACAGCTGCACAGATAATTCAACTGCATCGTGCAATAGGAAGTATG TTTCCTTTGCAGACACTCTGGAAGGGTACTACTGTTAAACTTCTGGATTTTGAGGAAGTGGATAATATTCCTGGGTTTTctg atCAAATGTTAAATGATCACGGAGCTGTTGTTCCTGGTTCATTACTATACCATAAAGAGTCCCAAACGCTGATAGCTCGTTGCAAG gaaggCTGGGTTGGATTCAAAAGAGTCATATTAAGGAAGCAGCTTACAGCACTTGACTTCTACAATGGATATTTGCACTCGTGGTTCCAGCGGCAGTCAAGAACAATTCATCAGGAATGCAGATTTCAAACACTCAAACTTAGCACAGCAAAAAAGactctgaaaaaaaggaaaatatttgcacagGATATAAAACAATAG